The window GTTCTCGCCCTTGGCGACGAGGTGGTCGTCCCAGACCTTTTCAGCGAGGGTGCGCGGGCGGACGGTGGGTTCGGGGCTCATTGCGTGTCCTTCTGAAGTAGGGGGTCAGCCATCGACAGACTCCGCGACGAGGGAGGCCTTGGGAACTAGGACTCGTCGCGGCAGCTAAGAAGGAGCAGACCGAACAGCACGCCACGATCGTACCACCGCCCCCGCCCCTCAGCGGAGGTGCGCCGCGAGCGCCGCTTCGACCGCCGGAGAGATCACGGACGAGCCTCCGACAACGACGATCCGGTTCGGATTGAAGGCGTCCAGGGCGTCGGCGATTACAGCGGGGATCGACTCACGCGCCACGAGCAGCACCGGCGCTCGGTTGTGGCCGGCGACCGGGGCCGCCGCGAGTGCGTCCGGAAAGTTGTCACCCGCCGCGACGTACACCGTGTCCACGTCGGCGGGCTCAAATGAGTCGAGCATCAGTGCGGCCGACACGGCGTACCGGTCTGCTCCTATGACTCGGGAGACCGCCGGAGCCAGCTTCTTCAGCTCGTCCACTACAGACGGTGCGATAGCAGCCTCTCCCCCGATTACTACGATTGCGTTCGGCTCCAGCCTGGTCAGCGCCTCTTTCACGGGTTCGGGCAGTCCGGTCCTGCGGGTCAGAAGGACGGGACTCTCGAGAGCATCCGTGGTCGCGGTTGCCGAGAGCGCGTCCGGGAAGTTCTCGCCCGACGCGACGTAGACCACCGAGCGGTAGGGGGCGAACGTGCGCCGGGACACCTCGGCCGACACAGCGAACCGGTCGCTGCCACCCATCCGAGTCACCTCGGCGGCTCCGTAACCTCTTAGGGCCGTCTCGACCGATGCCGACACAGCGCGCTCTCCACCGACGATGACGATCCGTTGTGCGTTCAGGCGCCGCAGCGCAGCATCGGTCTCCGACGGGATAGTCGATCCGGTCACGAGCAGGATCGGACCGCTCCGCCCACCAGCCGCGGAGGACGCCGACAGTGCATCGGGGTAGGTCACGCCGGACGCGACGTAGACCGTGTCGATCTGCGACGTGAACTCCGACGCCGAGAGGTCGGCCGCCGTCGCGAACCGATCTGCGCCCCCGATTCTCTCGACAGACGATTCGACTGTGATTGTCACAGTGGCCGCCGCAATCTCGCAGAGGTGCGTCGTCGGCGACGCGAGACAGTACGTGAACGAGTCGGTACCGACGAAGGATTCCTCCGGACGGTAGGTGAAAGCGCCATACACATTCGCATTCATACCTCCGTTGGCGACGTGCAAGAGCAACGCGATCTCGGAGTTCGCCGGCACATCCACATCATTGGCCAGCACTCCCTTCTCAGCGCCGACCGAGAGGACGCCCTGGGCCAGGACGGAATAGGCGTCATCGACCGGGATCGGAGCGGCGGCCTGGGCAGGCGTGGCCATCGTCGGCACGACGATTGCCACTGCCACGAGCACCAGACTCACGGCAACAGCTTTCATCAGCTGGTGCTTCGGAGTTATGAGCATGTCTCATTATAGAGACGGGGGCGACGAGAAGCTAGTGGTCGGACTCGGGGTCGGCGGCCGCCTTCAGCTCCTCTTTCACCGAGACGCCGCGGCGGCGCATCACGATCAGGGAGGCGATCGTCGCGACCGCCATCGAGAGGATGATGACCGCCAGCGAGGTCCAGGTGTCGATCTCGGGGATCCACTCGATCGGGTGGCCGCCGTTGATGAAGAACACCTCGTTCGCGTGCAGCGCGTGGAAGACGAGCTTGACGCCGATAAAGGCGAGGATGAACGCGATGCCGTACTTGAGGTAGATGAGCCGGTCGAGCAGCCCGCCGAGCAGGAAGTACAGCTGGCGGAGGCCCATCAGCGCGAAGACGTTCGCGGTGAAGACGATGAACGGGCTCTGCGTGATGCCGAAGATGGCCGGGATCGAGTCGAGTGCGAACAGCAGGTCGGTGGAGCCGAGCGCGATGAACACGATCAGCATCGGCGTGAAGACCTTCTTGCCGTCGATCACCGTGCGCACCTTGGCGCCGTCGAAGTCGGGGGCGATGCTCATCCGCTTGCGGAGGAAGGTGACGAGGCCGTTCTCGCCGTCACCCTCGTCCTCCTTGCCGAAGGCCTGCCGGAACGCGGTGACCAGGAGGAACGCGCCGAAGATGTAGAAGATCCAGCTCAGCGACTCGATCAGCTGCGCGCCGATCAGGATGAAGATGCCGCGGAGCACCAGGGCGATGATGATGCCCACCATCAGCGCTTCCTGCTGGTACTTCCTCGGCACGTTGAAGCGCGCCATGATGATGACGAAGACGAACAGGTTGTCGATCGACAGGCTGTACTCCGTCAGCCAGCCGGCCAGGAACTGACCCGCCGGCTCGCCGCCGGCGAAGACGAGCATCAGCGCCGCGAAGACCAGCGCGAGCGCCACGTAGAACACGACCCAGAGCGTCGCCTCCTTGAACGAGGGCACGTGCGGACGCTTGAACGCGATCAGCAGATCGGCGGCGAGGATCAGCACGAGCACCACGAGCGAGGTGATCTCGAAGGCGATGGGGAGTTCTAGCACGGGGGCCTCTCGACAGCGGCGCCCTCTTCAGGGCAGCACGATGACCGAAAGTCTCTCCCGTGCAGGCCGCCGTGGCAACCGCACCGCTCCCCCGGGCACACGTCGGAGTGGGCCGTGATGACGATGACAGCGAGGTGGGATACTCCCCTTCCCTGCAATGCTACTGCCGGCGGCCGAGCTCCTCGCGCACCTCGAGACGCACCTGGGCGAGGCGCTCGCGCAGCCGGCCGATCAGCGCGGGGTCGATGCCTTTGGCCGAGGCCTTGCGGAGGTCGGTGCGCAGCTGCTGGCGGAACTCCGTCAGCGCCACGTCGGCGTCACGCAGAGCCTCCGCCGACTCGGCGCGGGAGCCGGCGGGCGGCGTGCGGGCCTCCCGCTTGGCCGAGGCCAGCTCGGCCTTGAGGCTCTTCATGGCCTGGTCGACACCCGAACGCACCTCGTCGGCCAGCCGGCGAACCGAGTCGGAGAGGTCGGACTCGATGTCGGCCAGCTCGCCGCGGCGGCTCTCGAGCTCGGCCCGGCCGGCGTCGGTGATGGAGTAGACGGTCTTGCGGCCGTCGGCGGTCTTCGTGACGAGTCCCTCGTCCTCCAGCTTCGCCAGGCGCGGGTAGATGGTGCCGGCGCTCGGGCTGTAGGTGCCGCCGAAGCGGTCGGCGAGCGCCTGGATCAGCTCGTAGCCGTGCTTGGGCGACTCCTCGAGCAGGTTCAGCAAATAGAGGCGGAGGTGGCCGTGGCCGAACACGGGGCTCATACCGAGGCCTCGGCATCCGAGGGGGTGTCCGCCGTGCTGTCCGGCGTGCCGTCCGAGGGGGCGGATGCGCGAGCCGAGCCCTCGGCGGAGTCCGCCGTCCCGCGGTACAGCACCGTGATGTCGCCCGACACGGAGTTCGCCCGGAACTCGGTCCAACTGCCGTCGAGCTCGCCGGTCTGGCCGTTGTAGCCGCCGCCTCGCGGCCCCTTGATCGTGTTCGGGCCGAGCTGGAGCGTGCCCGACACGGAGTTCACGTTGTAGCGCGCGGCGGTCGACGCGTCGAGGCGCACGGTGAGGTCGCCCGAGACGGTGTTGTTCTCGATGGCGGTGGGCACCCCGGTGGAGTCGACGAAGACCTCTCCCGAGACGCCGTCGGCCGAGAAGCGGCGGATCTCCCCCGCCGCCGCGATGTCTCCGGAGACGGTGTGGGCGCTGACGAGACCGACGTGGTCGCGGATCGAGATCTCGCCCGAGACCGTGTTGACGTCGAGGTCGCCGTGCACCGCGTCGATGACGACGTCGCCCGTGACCGTGCTGATCCGCGCATCCGTCACCAGGCCCGAGATGAGCGCCGAGGCCGAGATGACCCCGAACTTCAGCGCCGCGTCGCGCGGCACCATGATGCTGATGTCGGCCTTGGCGTTGCCGCGCCACGACTTGAAGACCTCGACGAAGTTGTCCCAGCGCAGCTGCGGGTGGTCGATCCCGAGGCGGTCGCCGTCGATCGAGACCTTCAGGTCTTTGCCCGAGACGGAGTGCACCTCGATGCGGGCGCCCGGCTCGTCGTGGCCGATGATGTCGACCTGCCCGCCGATGAGGCCCACCTTGAGCGAGCGCACCAGCTCGATGTCGATGACTTTCGGACCGGTGACGATCCATTTCTCCAAGACCACGATGTTCTCCTGCCTCGCGCTATATCGCGTGTTCGGAGATCAAGCTATAGCTCGAACCGTTGCGAAGTCAAGATATATCGCGAGCGGCCCAGGCAAGGCTCAGGCGGCCCCGTGCTCGGCGAGGAACGGCATCGGGTCGTACCGCACGCCGTCGGCCCCGTAGAGCTCGAAGTGACAGTGCTCGGTGGTCGCGTTGCCTGTGCGCCCCGTGAGGCCGATCACCTGGCCCGCCGCGACGGTGTCGCCGACCCCGACCGTGAGCGAGGAGTCCTGGAAGTGCATGTACATGCTGCACACGGCGACGCCTGCCACCTTGTGCGCGATGGACAGGTAGACACCGCCGGTGCCCCCGTTGCCCGAAGCGGCGATGACGACGCCGTCGGCTATCGCGTGCACCGGCACGCCCGGCCCGTTCAGCATGTCGACGCCCTTGTGGAAGCCTTCGGCACGCGGGCCGAACGGGTCGGACATGCGGTAGCCGTCGGGGTAGACCGGCGAGAACGCGGCCGACTCGACCGCCGCGTCGGCCCCGGCCTGGCACTGCGCTCCCCCGTAGCCGCCCTGGTTCGACGAGACCGCCGCGGGCTTCGGGGTGGGGGTCGGCGTCGGCGTGAAGGTGTGCACCACGTAGCCGTCACGGGCGACGGATGCTCCGGCCCCCTCGTCCTCGGAGGAGAAGCTCTGAGCGGCCCCGGCCTCGGCCGAGAACTGCTGGGGGTCGAAGCTGCCCGCCGAGGTCAGGGAGGCGGCGGGGACGCTCGTGGCCACCGCCACGCCGACCACGAAGGTCATGGCGAGCACTCCGAGCAGCTGACCCTGGTACTTCACCGGCCCTATTGTCCTTGGCGGCCGGGGTGAGCACAACCGGGGGCGCGACAGGGCAGAATCGGCACATGGCTCTACCCATCGAGGACTACGCGATGATCGGCGACTGTCACACTGCTGCCCTGGTCGGCCGCACCGGCAGCATCGACTGGCTCTGTCTGCCCCGTTTCGACTCGCCGTCGACCTTCGGCGCACTGCTCGGCACCGAGGAGCACGGGCGCTGGCTGCTGGCTCCGACGGATGCGCGGTCGACGTCCACGCGCCGTTACCTCGACGGCACCTTCCTCCTCGTCACCCGCTGGGACACCCCCGACGGCATCGTGGAGGTCACCGATCTGATGCCGCACGGCGACCGGCGGGCCGACGTGATCCGGCGCATCCGGGGCATCTCGGGGAGCGTCGAGCTCCGTCAGGAGCTCGCCATCCGCTTCGACTACGCCGACGCGATGCCGTGGATGCGGCAGGCCCCGGAGTACGGCAGCAACGCCGTGATCGGCATCGCCGGCCCCGACGCCGTGATCGTGCGCGGCCCCGCCCTGCACGCCACGAACCACTACCACGAGTCGGTCTTCACGGTCGCGGCCGGCGAAACCGTCGACATCGTGCTCACCTGGTACCCCTCGCACCGCCCCGCCCCCGGGCCGCTCGACGTCGACGAGCAGATCGACGACACCACGGCCTGGTGGCGGGAGTGGGCCTCGCGGAGCGAGCCGCCCGCGCTCTACCGCCGCGAGGTCGAGCGCTCGCTGCTCGTCCTGCGCGCCCTCACCCACGAGGACACCGGTGGCATCGTGGCCGCCGCCACCACGAGCCTCCCCGAGGAGTTCGGCGGCTCGCGCAACTGGGACTACCGCTACACCTGGATCCGCGACGCCTCCCTGACGCTCTCGGCGCTGATGCTCTACGGCTACGAGGACGAGGCCGGCCACTGGCGGCACTGGCTGCTGCGGGCGATCGCGGGCGACCCCGCAGACATCCAGATCATGTACGGGCTCTCCGGCGAGCGCCGGCTGCCCGAGAGCGAGCTGACGAGCCTGCCGGGATACAACGGCTCCTCCCCCGTGCGCGTCGGCAACGGCGCCTCCGACCAGTACCAGGGAGACATCTTCGGCGAGTTGATGATCGCGCTGCGCGAAGCCCGGCGGATCGGCGTCGACGAGGACCAGTACTCCTGGCCGCTGCAGCGTTCGCTGCTCGGGTTCCTCGAGGAGACCTGGCAGCGCCCCGACAACGGCATCTGGGAGATCCGCGGCCCGCAGGTGGCCTTCACGCACTCGCGCGCGATGATCTGGGCGGCCTTCGCCTGCGGGGTCGAGGCCGTCGAGACCTACGGGCTCGACGGGCCGGTGGAGCGCTGGCGCGAGCTCCGCGACACCATCCGGCACGAGATCGAGACCGAGGGCTACGATCCGGAGCGAAACACCTTCCGGCAGCACTACGGCACGAGCGAGGTCGACGCCTCGCTGCTGCTGCTGTCGCAGATCGGCTTCGTCTCGGCCGATGACCCGCGGATGCTCGGCACGGTCGCCGCGATCGAGGAGGACCTGCTGCGCGACGGTCTGCTGCTGCGGTACCGCACCGAGTCGGGGGTGGACGGGCTGCCGGGCGGCGAGCATCCATTCCTCGCGTGCTCGTTCTGGCTCGTGCAGCAGTACGCGCACTCGGGGCGGCTCGACGACGCCATCGCGCTGATGGACCGGCTCGTCGGCCTCTGCAACGACGTCGGCCTGCTCTCGGAGGAGTACGACGTGGAAGGGCACCGGCAGGTCGGCAACACCCCGCAGGCCTTCTCGCACCTCGCCCTGGTGCGCTCGGCCGACGCGATCGCCCGCGCCACCGCCGTGCGGTAGGGCCCGGCCACCGCCGTGCGTCAGGGCCCGGCCACCGCCGTGCGTTCGGGCACTGTTCACCGCCGCGCAACCGCGGGCCCCGGGACCACGGGCGT of the Herbiconiux flava genome contains:
- a CDS encoding cell wall-binding repeat-containing protein, translated to MLITPKHQLMKAVAVSLVLVAVAIVVPTMATPAQAAAPIPVDDAYSVLAQGVLSVGAEKGVLANDVDVPANSEIALLLHVANGGMNANVYGAFTYRPEESFVGTDSFTYCLASPTTHLCEIAAATVTITVESSVERIGGADRFATAADLSASEFTSQIDTVYVASGVTYPDALSASSAAGGRSGPILLVTGSTIPSETDAALRRLNAQRIVIVGGERAVSASVETALRGYGAAEVTRMGGSDRFAVSAEVSRRTFAPYRSVVYVASGENFPDALSATATTDALESPVLLTRRTGLPEPVKEALTRLEPNAIVVIGGEAAIAPSVVDELKKLAPAVSRVIGADRYAVSAALMLDSFEPADVDTVYVAAGDNFPDALAAAPVAGHNRAPVLLVARESIPAVIADALDAFNPNRIVVVGGSSVISPAVEAALAAHLR
- a CDS encoding TerC family protein, with the protein product MLELPIAFEITSLVVLVLILAADLLIAFKRPHVPSFKEATLWVVFYVALALVFAALMLVFAGGEPAGQFLAGWLTEYSLSIDNLFVFVIIMARFNVPRKYQQEALMVGIIIALVLRGIFILIGAQLIESLSWIFYIFGAFLLVTAFRQAFGKEDEGDGENGLVTFLRKRMSIAPDFDGAKVRTVIDGKKVFTPMLIVFIALGSTDLLFALDSIPAIFGITQSPFIVFTANVFALMGLRQLYFLLGGLLDRLIYLKYGIAFILAFIGVKLVFHALHANEVFFINGGHPIEWIPEIDTWTSLAVIILSMAVATIASLIVMRRRGVSVKEELKAAADPESDH
- a CDS encoding PadR family transcriptional regulator gives rise to the protein MSPVFGHGHLRLYLLNLLEESPKHGYELIQALADRFGGTYSPSAGTIYPRLAKLEDEGLVTKTADGRKTVYSITDAGRAELESRRGELADIESDLSDSVRRLADEVRSGVDQAMKSLKAELASAKREARTPPAGSRAESAEALRDADVALTEFRQQLRTDLRKASAKGIDPALIGRLRERLAQVRLEVREELGRRQ
- a CDS encoding DUF4097 family beta strand repeat-containing protein, giving the protein MVLEKWIVTGPKVIDIELVRSLKVGLIGGQVDIIGHDEPGARIEVHSVSGKDLKVSIDGDRLGIDHPQLRWDNFVEVFKSWRGNAKADISIMVPRDAALKFGVISASALISGLVTDARISTVTGDVVIDAVHGDLDVNTVSGEISIRDHVGLVSAHTVSGDIAAAGEIRRFSADGVSGEVFVDSTGVPTAIENNTVSGDLTVRLDASTAARYNVNSVSGTLQLGPNTIKGPRGGGYNGQTGELDGSWTEFRANSVSGDITVLYRGTADSAEGSARASAPSDGTPDSTADTPSDAEASV
- a CDS encoding M23 family metallopeptidase; amino-acid sequence: MKYQGQLLGVLAMTFVVGVAVATSVPAASLTSAGSFDPQQFSAEAGAAQSFSSEDEGAGASVARDGYVVHTFTPTPTPTPKPAAVSSNQGGYGGAQCQAGADAAVESAAFSPVYPDGYRMSDPFGPRAEGFHKGVDMLNGPGVPVHAIADGVVIAASGNGGTGGVYLSIAHKVAGVAVCSMYMHFQDSSLTVGVGDTVAAGQVIGLTGRTGNATTEHCHFELYGADGVRYDPMPFLAEHGAA
- a CDS encoding glycoside hydrolase family 15 protein, translating into MALPIEDYAMIGDCHTAALVGRTGSIDWLCLPRFDSPSTFGALLGTEEHGRWLLAPTDARSTSTRRYLDGTFLLVTRWDTPDGIVEVTDLMPHGDRRADVIRRIRGISGSVELRQELAIRFDYADAMPWMRQAPEYGSNAVIGIAGPDAVIVRGPALHATNHYHESVFTVAAGETVDIVLTWYPSHRPAPGPLDVDEQIDDTTAWWREWASRSEPPALYRREVERSLLVLRALTHEDTGGIVAAATTSLPEEFGGSRNWDYRYTWIRDASLTLSALMLYGYEDEAGHWRHWLLRAIAGDPADIQIMYGLSGERRLPESELTSLPGYNGSSPVRVGNGASDQYQGDIFGELMIALREARRIGVDEDQYSWPLQRSLLGFLEETWQRPDNGIWEIRGPQVAFTHSRAMIWAAFACGVEAVETYGLDGPVERWRELRDTIRHEIETEGYDPERNTFRQHYGTSEVDASLLLLSQIGFVSADDPRMLGTVAAIEEDLLRDGLLLRYRTESGVDGLPGGEHPFLACSFWLVQQYAHSGRLDDAIALMDRLVGLCNDVGLLSEEYDVEGHRQVGNTPQAFSHLALVRSADAIARATAVR